The following proteins are encoded in a genomic region of Gemmatimonadota bacterium:
- a CDS encoding RNA polymerase sigma factor RpoD/SigA, with protein sequence MIQDSESLDLYLRDIASSEPLSSAEEIELAKKIHKGCQRSRDKLVAANLRFVVSVAREYQNHGVPLADLISAGNMGLMTAAERFDGTRGFKFISYAVWWIRQAIHQSLAQDSRVVRLPINRIDLLHNISKVSRELRQSSETEPEPETVAKELGVSVEMVQDTLMRARDVWSLDASFREEDDHSLLHVLPDKTQKAPDEEVVEDSVREQVKDVLTSLDDRETEVLRLYFGLGGEEPLTLEEIGVRFNLTRERVRQIKEKALRRLRHPRRRSRLEPLLEVT encoded by the coding sequence ATGATACAAGATAGTGAGTCTCTGGATTTGTATCTGCGAGACATTGCCTCGTCTGAACCCCTTTCGAGTGCAGAAGAAATTGAACTGGCAAAGAAGATCCACAAAGGTTGTCAGAGATCCAGAGATAAACTGGTTGCGGCCAATCTCCGTTTTGTGGTGAGTGTGGCGCGCGAATATCAAAATCACGGGGTGCCTCTGGCCGATTTGATCAGCGCGGGCAATATGGGCCTGATGACGGCTGCCGAGCGCTTTGATGGCACGCGGGGCTTTAAGTTTATTTCTTATGCGGTATGGTGGATCCGCCAGGCGATTCACCAGAGTCTGGCACAGGATTCACGGGTTGTGCGGTTGCCCATTAATCGCATTGATTTGTTGCACAATATTTCAAAGGTGTCGCGCGAACTGAGGCAGTCAAGCGAGACCGAACCCGAACCCGAAACTGTGGCAAAAGAACTCGGTGTGTCGGTGGAGATGGTTCAGGATACGCTGATGCGCGCGCGCGATGTCTGGTCTCTGGATGCGTCTTTCCGCGAGGAGGATGACCACAGTTTGCTGCATGTGTTGCCCGATAAGACGCAAAAGGCACCGGATGAGGAAGTTGTAGAGGATTCAGTGCGCGAGCAGGTAAAAGATGTGCTCACGTCTCTGGATGACCGGGAGACCGAGGTTTTACGCCTGTATTTTGGTCTGGGCGGTGAAGAGCCGCTTACGCTTGAAGAGATCGGCGTTCGGTTCAATTTGACCCGAGAGCGCGTGCGGCAAATTAAGGAGAAAGCACTGCGCAGATTGCGCCATCCGCGTCGTCGCTCGCGGCTTGAGCCACTGCTGGAAGTGACCTGA